DNA from Triticum aestivum cultivar Chinese Spring chromosome 7D, IWGSC CS RefSeq v2.1, whole genome shotgun sequence:
TCACCATCAACAAGTGCCCAAACACACCTTGATATAGTACATTCAAGGAGAATGCCTCAAAGAATCCGCGGCTCCACATAAAGCACAAGTGCATGTAGTGGACATCTTTCGGGGTGCTCTTGCTTGGAACTGGCATTTTGCATAGTAACTTCCATGATATTGCATCTCTATCATTGCTCGACGAACCAGAGGTACCATCTATCCATGCTTCCTTCCCATTTTTGTTGCAATCATCATTTTGTAGGCCGATCTAGCTGTGAAGTTGCCACTTTTTTAAAAAGTTCCATGCCCAACTATCCTCCATGTCCCTTGTGCATAGCCATATACTAAGAATATCTGGAACATCGATTGGTAGGCACACCTCAACAATTTTCATCATGTCCCATTTAGCGAAAGTATGGTCAATAAGTTCAGAAACCCAACTGGGCGGGTCATTTGAGCGACAACCGAGGGGCGCATCATCACATCCCGTGGCAACCAATTATCTCTTCATACGTGAGTCGATGTTCCATTGCCTATTCGCCTGATCAGACCATGTTTGAGCATACCTTGTTCGTCCAAAATTGGTCTCCAGATCTGACTTGGGTGGTTACCTAGTTCCGCACTCAAAATTGTACCAAAGGGAAAATATACAACCTTTAAAATTTTTGCACCAAGTGACTCTGGGTTTTGAAGGATGCGCCATGACTGATTCGCCAGTATAGCCAAATTAAAGAGTTCAAAGTCTTTACAACCCAAACCTCCCATGTACTTTGGTTGTGTCATAGTATCCCAGGAGGCCCGGGGTTGATTTTCGATGGCCATCTTTACTGCGCCACTAAAACTTCTGAATCAACATATTCAGATGCTCACATAATCCCCTTAAAAACTTGAAACAAGACATTGAAAAAACAGGAACAACTTGTGCAACAGACTTGACCAACACTTCCTTACCAGCCGAGGACATGGTTTTCTCAATCCATCCTTGAACTCTACTCCATATATAATCTTTCAAATACTTGAAGGCTCCATTTTTCGAAGAACCCACATAAGATGGCATACCTAAATATTTATTATTCAAAGTTTCATTAGGAACATGCAATAAACCTTTTACTTCATCTCTTATATTTTCTGGACATCCTTTACTGAAGAAGGTAGAAGATTTTTCATAGTTTATACATTGTCTAGATGCCTGGCAATATGTGGTTAACAACTGATTTACCTTATTTGCCCTGTCACCACTTGCCTTGAAAAACAACAGGTTGTCATCTGCGAATAACAAGTGGTTTACAGGCGGAGCCGAAGCCACCACCTTTACCCCACTCATGTTTGATGACTCGTCTATAGATTTTAAGAGGCACGAGAGGCCCTCTGCTGTTATCAGGAAGAGGTACATGAAGATCGGGTTTCCCTGACTGATTTCACGGGATGGTGTGAATTCCTGTAATCTTCTCCCATTGAATAAAACTGAGAACTTTACTGCTTTACCAAACTCATTACAATGTCAACCCATCTTTCTGTGAAGCCAAGTTTGAGCATTATAGCCTGCAAATTGTCCCATTCTACTCTATCATAAGTTTTCATCATATCCAGTTTTGGTGCACAGTGACACGCTTTGCTTTATTTCTCTCCATAAAGTGACGAAACATTATAAGTGGACTTCCAAAAAAAAAAGTTACTGGGCAGATGGGCCAGGAGGCTAGAATGTGATTACGGGGAAGAAACCCACCCAGCCCACATAAACGGTCTAGACCGGAGTTGGTTCGACCTCCAGAGTCCCGGAAGAAACAGAGGGGAGGCAGAAGATCGGAGGAAGAAGAGGGATCAGCCATGGACATCATCTCGCAGCTGCAGGAGCAGCTCAAcgagatggccatggtggccgtCAACACCTTCGGCACGCTGCAGCGCGACGCGCCGCCCGTCCGCCTCTCCAACAGCTACCCCGACCCGCTCAACCCGAACCCTAACCCCGAAGGCCCCGCCTCCCAGCCCCAGGCCCCGCCCGCGCCCGGTGCGCCGGCGGCGGCACCtctgccgccgcagccgccgcaagCGCGGCCCCAGCCGGCTCTCGACCTTGCCGAGCAACCCAAGGCCATGAGCCACGCGCTCGTCCTCGCCGGAAAGAAGGTGCACATCCCGTGGCCTCTCGCATCTCCCCCCTTTTATTCTCTGTTCGACTCCTGCTCGAGGAAGTCTCAATTCCTGCAACTTATTTAGATAAAATGAGCACTGATATGTGATCCTGATTCAAAACCTGCAAAGCATtaacaacttc
Protein-coding regions in this window:
- the LOC123168305 gene encoding mediator of RNA polymerase II transcription subunit 21: MDIISQLQEQLNEMAMVAVNTFGTLQRDAPPVRLSNSYPDPLNPNPNPEGPASQPQAPPAPGAPAAAPLPPQPPQARPQPALDLAEQPKAMSHALVLAGKKFDALVAALPLSSEEDQLKRIQELQAENEVVGLELQKQLEAAELELQRVEVLFNEATDNCINLKKPD